In Vicia villosa cultivar HV-30 ecotype Madison, WI linkage group LG7, Vvil1.0, whole genome shotgun sequence, the DNA window TTACACAAGTGTTTCCTCTATGACACTGGGAGCTTGAAGTTTCTTGAGTCCTCAAGTTTCCAGGTTAGTATATTTTTTACACTATTTATTCAGTATGGAGTTGTCATGAAAAATTTTATGcagatatttttttttgttagctTGAACGTAACCTTCCATTATAAGATTTTTCGGCATCTTTGTTTGTGAAATTTTCCATTGCATCTGACATTAATTTGCATGTTATCTTCACTATCTTATCTACATTAAAAGTTGTTGTTACTTTATAAttaagtaaaatatttattttagacatTAAGCCTCCTTTTGCAGTGATCTTGTTTGTCATAATCTGACTCTCCTATGATGCTTGTTGGCAGATGTTGGTAAAACCTATCGTCTCTCAACTTGTCCTAGATCCACCAGCATCACTAGATGACAGCAGCCCGAGTATACCTAGCGTGAAGGAATTTGATGACCTAATTGTCTTGTGCATCGGCCAAATGGCTGTCACAGCTGGTTCCGACCTTTTGTGGAAACCTCTGAACCACGAGGTATCATTAGTTATTTCTATTTCTGGTGTACTCTCAATTGATGCTGTGTTGCGTATATAATACCATTAACAATATACCAGGATAAAGTATCTTTTATTTCATCTAAGATATAGTAAGATGAAAATAAAGTATCTTGTACTTCATCTAAGTTGAAAATGCTACTTTTTCTGGTACTTAGTGTAAAATTTAAAGTAATCATTTCAAGTTATCCACATTCTCTGGCAGCTGAATATTTgtctttatttatttgttattttgcaggttttgatGCAGACACGTAGTGAGAAGACGCGAACTAGAATACTGGGCCTGAGAATTATTAAACATTTTGTAGATAACTTGAAAGAAGAATATTTAGTATTATTAGCGGAAACAATCCCGTTCCTTGGTGAACTTCTTGAGGATGTGGAGCTTTCAGTTAAATCTCTTGCTCAAGAAATTCTACAGGAAATGGAGTCTATGAGTGGGGAGAGCCTTCGACAATACCTATGATCTTATAGATTAAGAAGGTAGTGTTCATGGTATCGTGATCTGATGAGTGTGAGCTAGAAATCTGTAATCGAATATACGGAAATCGAAATGTGCCTTTTTTTACTGATAAAAGTGAAGTTCAATTATTTTCTTTTGCAATTTTACTAGTTAATCCTTAAAATTATGAATGCTTTTAAAAGTAgtattaaaaacaaattaaaatgattaatgtgttaaattaaaaaaaaaagattatacATTTTTTCGGAGTTGCTATTGTCACCTCTATATATTCAACCACACCAGGGTAAAAAGTCTTTAATACTCCTAGTTTTTGGAGATGTATTTCTGGACTTTTTTTTTACACATCTCAGTAAAATTGATGAAAAATTCTTGTGATGTTTAAATATGATTCAAAGATGCATCTTCATAAGAGATGCTTAGTTCATAATAGTAATAAGAGTAACAAGCAGGAACAATGACATATGGGAAACAATGACATTACATAAATTTTACATAACATGTCATTACAAACGAATGGAAAACAATGACATAGGGGAAATCATATATAAATTAAACATTATAATAAACACTATAAAGTAAACATTACATAAATTTTAGTCGTTACAAACGAATGGTTCAAGATGATTCaacatttttataatatttttgactTATCTTTGAATCATTGCATCCAATATAAATTAAACATTATAATAAACACtataaaataaacattacataacATGTCATTACAATCTAATGGTTCaggatgattcaacatctttataATATTTTTGACTTTGAATCATCACATCCACTTAATCTGACACTTTGTTGAGTAACAATAAAAGGTACTCCACATAACCTTCAAACTATCACCCGTCTTCAATTCAAACATAGTGTATCATATCTTTCCTTCATTGTAAATGGACGAAGAATGATATTCGAACTTGACAACTCTCTGATTTTCTGTATATCATACCAGAGTATTCAGTTTGAATTTTAGATCAACGAGAAGTATGTCACTAGAGATCCTAAACTCAAGTGGGAGATTTGCGCATTTGACATACACAAATGCAAGGTGAGaatataaattcatttttatttttgtaaaaaaaatatgattataGACCTGATTTATAGAATATGTAGAGCAATAAGGACCTTACAAACCTTATTCTATCCTCAGGAAAGACTTCGGAGATACATATctgaatctattttttttttcaaaaaaaaagaaggattTATCCGGAGATGCACTTCTGTATAGTCCCCTATTTTGTGTCCGGAGATGCATTTACGTAACcaccaaaaaaaaatcatgtaGAGCAGAATCATGGTATTATGCAGAGCCAATTATCAAAACACAAAAAATGTCTAAAAAATATCGTCTAATTTTATAACTTATGTAATGCGTTACATATAAAAAAATGTGTTAAATTGTTAGATTACAACTAAAATGCATTAAAACATGTGTCCCAGCCTAAATGTGTTGGTGGTTCATTCTTCGATCTTTCCTTATTTGCTTCTCTTTCAATTCCACTCAATTTGGTGAGCTCTTCCATCCTTTCTAAAAAGTGATCCGACTAAGTTTCAGCATCTTATGTGAAATGTACCGTCCACTCTTGTGATATATTTGGTATAGAACATTCCAGTTTCaaataaacataaacaaaatgttgcttttttttctctctctctctatatatatatatatatatatatatatatatatatatatatatatatatatatatatatatatatatatatatatatatatatatatatatatatatatatataatgcattcagatggattttgaggtgaATTACCTCTAAGTGGAAATAATGTTTTTGAGAAACTATATCATGTTAAAGCAGTGCACACCATATCATAACCACTTGTTATAAGGTGTCCCATTTCTCGGAAGCGTATCCATTTGTTAACAAGAGTCAAACCATTAAGACAAGGAACTAGAGCATTGAGAATTTCATCGTATTTTGCTTTGTAACTTTGTGTATGATTCTCTATGCGTCTTCATCTCTTGTATAGGAAGATGACGAAAAATTGGTAGTCGTTGTCTGCTTACTGAGCAAATTCGAAACAACTCAAAAACCACAGTTGCCGTCACCTTCTATGTTTATACTCCGCTTAATGTTTTTGTGCATAAAATACGACATATATTCAATGAGTTTGATTATTGGTAATGATGGTGAAGGAGATGGTTTACTAATGCGAGCACCCTTGGAATGACTCTTTTGGAATTTTGGAGTTCGAGAATCTAGAAAGTGTGAGTCAACGTGTTCAAAGTATGAAGGAGAGCTTCTCGCGGAGTTGTTACTTTGTGCCGGTTTGAACTTTTTAGGGGGCACCCTTAGTTATAACCGGTTCCGATTATGTGTCCTTGATTTGTGAAAATCCAATGTCATTTGGTCCATTCACATTCTGTAGTTCAATGCTTTGATCTTTCCTATGATTTGGTATTAATATTTCGATGTATAGTAACAATATTTCTatgtataataataattatgccgCTTCTTCCTTacattgttgactttttggtttgCGAAGACCTGGATTTCTGCCACTACCTCAGCCACCAAGCCTGTGTTGACTTTTTGGTTTGCAAAGACCAGGATTTCTACTGCACTGACTTCTGCTCAAATCACAACCATTCACTTGTAGTTTTTCCTTCATAAaattatttcttttcaaaaaactttTAGTAAACTTTCAGCCGTTGGATTAGCAGCATGAGGGACCGCTGCACACATATGCAGGAGGTGATCTATTTCCCAAAAACAGTCTTTCAAAGTTCACTCATACATTTCTGGCTGCTGCAACACAAGTGAGTTCAAATTTAATTTCATCTGATCTTTTTCATAGTTCATCTGCTTAACATAACTATCTTCCATAATTTTATGACTTTACAGCGACGATTGTGTATAACTTTATATGTTTCATTTTATTAAAGTATACGAAGTTGAAACTATTCTGAGTTTATTAAGGCATGGCTGAATATTTGGCTACGTTGATGTTAGACGAGGTTAATGGAATAATAGATGTATTTCGGGCTGGAAGTGTCTTTGACAATGTCGTAAGAGATAAGAATAAGCTGGTTGGAAATCGAGATCTTGTGCAGCAAAAAGTTGAAACTACTGATCTTAAAACTGATAAGGTGAATGATGTTGTGATTGAATGGCTAAAACAAAGTAACATACTGATACAAGAGGTGGAGAATCCCAAAATAAAACCAAGACCAACATCATGGCGCGAATATAGGGAAATGAGGAATGAACAGGCGATTATATATTTCAATGAGTTGCTGACAAAAATAACTGCACTGAATATGGAATGTGAGTTTGACCAAGTTTCAACTCGAATTCCAACTTTAGAGAACTTTTCTAAGGGAAATATTATGTGTTTTAACTCTACAGATGAGGCTTCAGATGAACTTTTCCGAGCACTGCAAGATGATAGTTGCTTTATAGTTGGATTGTACGGTAGGCGCGGTTCTGGTAAAACTGCATTGGTGAAAGCAATGAGTGagaaagttaaatatttaaacatTTTCTCAGAGGTTTTATTTGCTACTGCAACCCAAAACACGAATATCAGAACAATGCAAGATGAAATTGCGGATTGGTTGAATATGAAGTTTGATAGGAACAGTGAAACTGGAAGGGCGAGAAAAATATTCTCCACAATAGAAAGTATGGAGCATCCAATTCTTGTGATTTTTGATGATGTTCGGGAAAAATTTGATCCGGAGGATATAGGCATTCCTTGTAATAGTAAACGATGTAAGGTCCTTTTGACCACACGTCGCCAACAAGATTGTGACATGATGGAGTGTCAAAGGAAGATTCATCTAGGTCCTTTATCTACCGAGGAAGCTTGGACTTTGTTTCAAAAACATTCAGGTGTTTGTGAAGATAATTCTTCCTCCTCAATTGACTTATTGAATGTGGCACGAGAAGTTGCTTTTGAATGTGAAGGGTTACCTGGTATAATAAAAGATGTGGGATCTTCTTTAAAAAGTAAACCAATTGAGGAATGGAAAGCATCTCTAGAAATTATGAGACATTCAATGGCTCAATGGCAGATGTTCCTCAGTTTTAGAGGGGGAGATACTCGCTTTTCTTTTACAGGTTTTCTTTATCAGGCTTTATGCCAAGCGGGATTCAAGACCTTCATGGATGACGGAGGACTGCACACTGGTGATAAAATTTCACCCTGTCTTCTAAATGCAATCGAAGCATCAAGGCTTTCAATTGTTGTTTTATCTGAGAACTATGCAAGTTCCTCATGGTGTCTTGATGAACTTGTCAAGATTCTTGAatgtatgaaaatgaaaaatcaaCTAGTCTGGCCAATCTTTTACAACGTCGAGCCATCAGACATAAGGTATTTGAGAAAATGTTACGGCAAAGACATGGCTCAACATGAAAGTGTATTTGGAACAGACTCCGAGAGAGTACAGAAATGGAAGTCGGCTTTGTTTGAAGTGTCTAACTTGTCTGGAAAGACTTATAAAACCGGGTATGTAGTTTTTATATTCTATGTGACAATTTGTTCTCATGAAAAATTGATAGTTAAATTTAACTTTTATCATTGTGTAAATAAATTCTAACAAATAATATGCATACCTGAATTGAAGAGTCTTGTACATACTTTTGCAGGTACGAGTATGAATTTATCCAAAAGATTCTGGAAGATGCGAATCATATTAAAAGTCGTCTGCAAATACGAGGCGTATAAATATGAGTAAGGCCAATTAGGAAATAGTAAAAACAAGTACAAAAAGAATTACTTCGGAGAAATAAGTAAAGCAGCTGCCAGTAGAGAGGAGGAATGGTCTTCCAATTCTTCCCGCTGTTTTTGTCAATCATTTCTTCCATCTATGTAAGGTTCAAAGAACTGTTTGATCAAGTAACACATGTCCACTGTGATGACTAAATATAAATGTTTTGCTTCTATAAAAAAAACTTCAAACAAActcacaaataccaacttcaacaccCACCCTCACGCCTAGCATGGGCATGGGCCAAACGCCCACATTGTAGTCCTTAAcccggctctgataccatgttaaatatgcttggatctcaaccccaaaagctagctcaagaggtgaggttgtcctcacatatttatacacccaacagtccgagaacctaagcaatgtgagacttcaAACAAACTCTCAAATACCAACTTTAACAAGATAGATATTAAAGTTGCTGTGATGTATTTCAAGTTCTTTTAAAGTTGGTAAGCAAACTGTTGAGGGACCCTTTCAAGCATTTTATGAAAGAAAGCATTGTTTCTTCCATGATTCGTAACCGTCGCCTTTCTTGTTCAGCTTCCAGTTTCAGCTCTATTAGtctttctctttccctctcagaTTCTAAGTTTGTTTCCAACTCGCTCACCCTTTCCCATATCTGAGGGTCACTAACACCACTGCCAATAGCAGCTGGAAAAGTACTAGTTGATCCCGATCCTAATCCTTTTTCCCAATCACCCCAATTGTTGTGAATGTATGAAGGAAGATGGATACTAATCCTTTTTAGCCAACAGTGTTATTGTCATGTTGGTGATGTTTTCATAATATTACACAAAACACTAGTACCATTGTTTTGCAGCTTGCAGTTTGAAAATACCTTCTACCATAGAATTTTAAATGGCAAGACAATACAAAATTAGGACTGGTTCTTCTGCTTATCAGGGAGTACTACTCTCTCCTGCCTTTAAATTTACAATCAGTAAGTTTTAGATCACCGGAATTATTAGTTAATATACAGCCCTTAAGGAAAGTAAAATATTTTCCTATGAACCTCAAAAGTTTTCTCAGGactcaataatatatttatattattaatgatGACATCAAAGTTTTTTTATGCAATCTGGAAATGGGACCTTTCTGCTTATCTGAACTGATCAGAGTCCTGTATATAAGGTTGGTTGACAAGTGAGGAGATTCTCTGTATTCTATCTCTTTCAAATTTGGTAACCTTGGATGAATGAAGGTGTAATGGTTAAAAGGGATAACATGACAATAGAATTTAATAAACCAGCATTCTTTGGATAGGACAGCAAAACCAAAAGTTGATTATTAAGCATCACGTGAAAAGGGCTGTAAAAAAAAACTTGTCTTGAAGTACAGTCAACAAAtgaaatcatgtttttataatgAAACTTGTCTTGTAAAAAAAAACTTGTCTTGAAGTATCATACCAATTTATAGATATGTGAAGAAAACCGAGTTCTAATACAGAAATATGTGTCTTGCAAATTCCATCAtgtaaaatctctttctttcctgttcttttcaaGCATTGGTTTCTACATGTTAACAATCAACTCATTTTAAATCATCACGCAGCTGGATTGTCCCCTCTCGGCCGAGGTTACTGAAATCTTCAAAGTTCAAGCTTGATGCTTGCAATGTCTCTTGGTTGGTTGCTGTTAATATTTGGATTTCAGCAACTTCTTCAAAATGTCCAACTTCAATCAAAAGAAGAAATCAAGGGCCTCCTCAACTAGggaggagtttgctgagtctctCATCTTTACACCGCCTTTGATCTCCAACCATAGACTCAAACATATCCAAAAGATTATCCAAACCCTTGTAATCCTCCCCAATTgccttcaaagcaaacacaatgCTCTCAATGGTCGACAACTAACCAGCTTTAGGCTGATTCCTCACATCACCATATAAACTCATCTCATTCACTTCCAACTTCAAATGCGGCAATACATTCAGCCAAGGATTTTCACTATAAATCCTTTTAGCCTTAGCCCAAGTTCCATCAAGAACAATCAAGTTCTTCACCTCAAGACCAACATCATCCAAGTGACTAACACTAACAGCATTATCAGAAGGAAAAAGTAGCACTGATCCAGAACAAACCTCAAGCTCAAATTCCATCAAGTATGCCCGCCAattgtttgaaaaaattatgCAATAGATTCTCAATATATGGAGGATGAATATTGTTGAAAAATTTAATGATTATGTGTCCTTGATTTGTGAAAGTCCATTGTCATTAGGTTCATTCACATTCTGTAGTTCAATGCTTTGATCTTTCATATGATTTGGTATTATTATTTCGATTTATAATAGCAATATTTCAATATTTCAatgtataataataatta includes these proteins:
- the LOC131615820 gene encoding uncharacterized protein LOC131615820; amino-acid sequence: MAEYLATLMLDEVNGIIDVFRAGSVFDNVVRDKNKLVGNRDLVQQKVETTDLKTDKVNDVVIEWLKQSNILIQEVENPKIKPRPTSWREYREMRNEQAIIYFNELLTKITALNMECEFDQVSTRIPTLENFSKGNIMCFNSTDEASDELFRALQDDSCFIVGLYGRRGSGKTALVKAMSEKVKYLNIFSEVLFATATQNTNIRTMQDEIADWLNMKFDRNSETGRARKIFSTIESMEHPILVIFDDVREKFDPEDIGIPCNSKRCKVLLTTRRQQDCDMMECQRKIHLGPLSTEEAWTLFQKHSGVCEDNSSSSIDLLNVAREVAFECEGLPGIIKDVGSSLKSKPIEEWKASLEIMRHSMAQWQMFLSFRGGDTRFSFTGFLYQALCQAGFKTFMDDGGLHTGDKISPCLLNAIEASRLSIVVLSENYASSSWCLDELVKILECMKMKNQLVWPIFYNVEPSDIRYLRKCYGKDMAQHESVFGTDSERVQKWKSALFEVSNLSGKTYKTGYEYEFIQKILEDANHIKKIMRHSMARWQMFLSFRGGDTRFSFTGFLYQALCQAGFKTFMDDGGLHTGDQISPSLLNAIEASRLSIVVLSENYASSSWCLDELVKILECMKMKNQLVWPIFYKVEPSDIRYLRKCYGKDMAQHESVFGTDSERVQKWKSALFEVSNLNGKTYKTGYEYEFIQKIVEDANHIKSRLQIRGV